A genomic window from Nicotiana sylvestris chromosome 11, ASM39365v2, whole genome shotgun sequence includes:
- the LOC104226961 gene encoding pre-mRNA-processing-splicing factor 8A gives MWSGNGQDMWNNSNMAPPGTSGSAGGPPPPSMMQPPPPGGGPPPPSMMPPPPGTSSGPVMMPPGTSGSSGGPAPPLPPPSYTVLPTEAQLEEKARKWMQLNSKRYSDKRKFGFVETQKEDMPPEHVRKIIRDHGDMSSKKYRHDKRVYLGALKFVPHAVYKLLENMPMPWEQVRDVKILYHITGAITFVNEIPWVVEPIYLAQWGTMWIMMRREKRDRRHFKRMRFPPFDDEEPPLDYADNLLDVDPLEPIQLEMDEEEDSAVYNWFYDHKPLVKTKLINGPSYRRWHLSLPIMATLHRLAGQLLSDLTDRNYFYLFDMESFFTAKALNMCIPGGPKFEPLYRDMEKGDEDWNEFNDINKLIIRSPLRTEYRIAFPHLYNNRPRKVKLCIYHTPMIMYIKTEDPDLPAFYYDPLIHPIVTKDRREKKVPEDDDDDDFTLPEGVEPLLTETPIYTDTTAAGISLLFAPRPFNMRSGRTRRAEDIPLVSDWFKEHCPPSYPVKVRVSYQKLLKCFVLNELHHRPPKAQKKKHLFRSLQATKFFQTTELDWAEAGLQVCKQGYNMLNLLIHRKNLNYLHLDYNFNLKPVKTLTTKERKKSRFGNAFHLCREILRLTKLVVDANVQFRLGNVDAFQLADGLQYIFSHVGQLTGMYRYKYRLMRQIRMCKDLKHLIYYRFNTGPVGKGPGCGFWAPMWRVWLFFLRGIVPLLERWLGNLLARQFEGRHSKGVAKTVTKQRVESHFDLELRAAVMHDVLDAMPEGIKQNKARTILQHLSEAWRCWKANIPWKVPGLPVPIENMILRYVKSKADWWTNVAHYNRERIRRGATVDKTVCRKNLGRLTRLWLKAEQERQHNYLKDGPYVTPEEAVAIYTTTVHWLESRKFSPIPFPPLSYKHDTKLLILALERLKESYSVAVRLNQQQREELGLIEQAYDNPHEALSRIKRHLLTQRAFKEVGIEFMDLYSYLIPVYEIEPLEKITDAYLDQYLWYEGDKRHLFPNWIKPADSEPPPLLVYKWCQGINNLQGVWDTSEGQCVVMLQTKFEKFFEKIDLTMLNRLLRLVLDHNIADYVTAKNNVVLSYKDMSHTNSYGLIRGLQFASFVVQYYGLVLDLLLLGLTRASEIAGPPQMPNEFITFSDTRVETRHPIRLYSRYIDKVHILFRFTHEEARDLIQRYLTEHPDPNNENMVGYNNKKCWPRDARMRLMKHDVNLGRSVFWDMKNRLPRSITTLEWENSFVSVYSKDNPNLLFSMCGFEVRILPKIRMTQEAFSNTRDGVWNLQNEQTKERTAVAFLRVDDEHMKVFENRVRQILMSSGSTTFTKIVNKWNTALIGLMTYFREATVHTQELLDLLVKCENKIQTRIKIGLNSKMPSRFPPVIFYTPKEIGGLGMLSMGHILIPQSDLRYSQQTDVGVTHFRSGMSHEEDQLIPNLYRYIQPWESEFIDSQRVWAEYALKRQEAQAQNRRLTLEDLEDSWDRGIPRINTLFQKDRHTLAYDKGWRVRTDFKQYQVLKQNPFWWTHQRHDGKLWNLNNYRTDVIQALGGVEGILEHTLFKGTYFPTWEGLFWEKASGFEESMKYKKLTNAQRSGLNQIPNRRFTLWWSPTINRANVYVGFQVQLDLTGIFMHGKIPTLKISLIQIFRAHLWQKIHESVVMDLCQVLDQELDALEIETVQKETIHPRKSYKMNSSCADILLFAAHRWPMSKPSLVAESKDVFDQKASNKYWIDVQLRWGDYDSHDIERYTRAKFMDYTTDNMSIYPSPTGVMIGLDLAYNLHSAFGNWFPGSKPLLAQAMNKIMKSNPALYVLRERIRKGLQLYSSEPTEPYLSSQNYGEIFSNQIIWFVDDTNVYRVTIHKTFEGNLTTKPINGAIFIFNPRTGQLFLKVIHTSVWAGQKRLGQLAKWKTAEEVAALVRSLPVEEQPKQIIVTRKGMLDPLEVHLLDFPNIVIKGSELQLPFQACLKIEKFGDLILKATEPQMVLFNIYDDWLKSISSYTAFSRLILILRALHVNNEKAKMLLKPDKSVVTEPHHIWPSLTDDQWMKVEVALRDLILSDYAKKNNVNTSALTQSEIRDIILGAEITPPSQQRQQIAEIEKQAKEASQLTAVTTKTTNVHGDELIVTTTSPYEQAAFGSKTDWRVRAISATNLYLRVNHIYVNSEDIKETGYTYIMPKNILKKFICIADLRTQIAGYLYGVSPPDNPQVKEIRCIAMPPQWGTHQQVHLPSGLPEHDFLNDLEPLGWMHTQPNELPQLSPQDVTSHARILENNKHWDGEKCIILTCSFTPGSCSLTAYKLTPTGYEWGRANKDTGSNPHGYLPTHYEKVQMLLSDRFLGFYMIPDNGPWNYNFMGVKHTVSMKYGVKLGTPREYYNEDHRPTHFLEFSNMEEGDTAEADREDTFT, from the exons ATGTGGAGTGGAAACGGACAAGATATGTGGAACAATAGTAACATGGCACCACCAGGTACTAGTGGTAGTGCTGGAGGACCGCCGCCTCCGTCAATGATGCAACCGCCTCCGCCTGGTGGAGGACCGCCTCCGCCGTCTATGATGCCGCCGCCTCCAGGTACAAGCTCAGGACCAGTAATGATGCCTCCTGGTACAAGCGGTAGTAGTGGAGGACCGGCTCCACCTCTGCCACCGCCTTCTTATACTGTTTTGCCAACGGAGGCTCAGCTTGAAGAGAAAGCTAGGAAATGGATGCAGCTTAACTCTAAGCGTTATAGTGATAAGCGCAAATTTGGATTTGTGGAGACTCAAAAGGAGGATATGCCTCCGGAGCATGTTCGCAAGATTATTAG GGACCACGGGGATATGTCATCAAAAAAATATCGTCATGATAAACGTGTGTATCTCGGAGCTCTTAAATTTGTCCCTCATGCTGTTTACAAACTCCTTGAGAACATGCCTATGCCGTGGGAGCAG GTTCGAGATGTGAAAATACTGTACCACATTACTGGTGCTATTACATTTGTTAATGAGATACCATGGGTTGTTGAACCTATATATCTGGCTCAG TGGGGCACTATGTGGATCATGATGAGAAGGGAGAAGAGAGACCGGCGGCATTTCAAGAGAATGCGTTTTCCTCCTTTTGACGATGAGGAGCCTCCATTAGATTATGCTGATAATCTTTTGGATGTTGATCCTTTGGAGCCAATCCAGTtggagatggatgaagaagaagatTCAGCTGTTTATAACTGGTTTTATGACCATAAGCCATTGGTGAAAACAAAGCTTATTAACGGTCCTAGTTACCGCAGGTGGCATTTGTCCCTCCCTATAATGGCTACACTTCACCGGCTGGCTGGACAGCTGCTTTCAGATCTGACTGATCGCAATTACTTCTACTTGTTTGATATGGAGTCCTTTTTCACTGCTAAAGCATTGAATATGTGCATACCTG GGGGGCCCAAGTTCGAACCTTTATATCGTGACATGGAGAAAGGAGATGAAGATTGGAATGAGTTTAATGATATCAACAAATTGATCATCAGGTCACCGCTGAGGACAGAATACAGAATTGCCTTCCCTCACCTCTATAACAACAGACCAAGAAAGGTGAAGCTTTGTATATATCACACTCCGATGATCATGTACATAAAAACAGAGGATCCAGATCTGCCTGCTTTCTACTATGATCCACTTATACATCCCATAGTCACCAAGGACCGCCGAGAGAAGAAAGTTCCTGAGGATGACGATGATGATGACTTTACCTTGCCTGAGGGTGTTGAGCCATTGCTGACCGAGACTCCAATCTATACTGATACTACTGCTGCTGGTATTTCCCTGTTGTTTGCCCCACGCCCATTTAACATGAGATCTGGTCGGACAAGACGTGCTGAAGATATTCCCCTTGTGTCAGATTGGTTTAAGGAGCATTG TCCTCCATCATATCCTGTCAAGGTGCGTGTCAGTTATCAGAAGTTATTGAAATGTTTTGTGTTGAATGAGCTGCATCATAGACCTCCCAAGGCCCAGAAGAAGAAGCACCTCTTCCGCTCACTTCAGGCCACAAAATTTTTCCAAACCACAGAACTTGATTGGGCTGAAGCTGGTCTCCAAGTTTGCAAGCAGGGATACAATATGCTGAATCTCTTGATCCATAGGAAAAACCTGAATTATCTTCACCTTGATTACAATTTTAATTTGAAGCCTGTTAAGACCCTAACTACAAAGGAACGTAAGAAATCCCGGTTTGGTAATGCTTTCCACCTTTGTCGTGAAATTCTGCGTTTGACAAAGCTAGTTGTTGATGCCAATGTTCAGTTCCGTCTGGGAAATGTTGATGCATTTCAGCTGGCAGATGGATTGCAATACATTTTTTCACATGTTGGTCAGTTGACGGGTATGTACCGTTACAAGTACAGGCTTATGAGGCAGATTCGAATGTGTAAGGATTTGAAACATTTGATCTATTATCGATTCAATACTGGGCCAGTTGGAAAAGGTCCTGGTTGTGGTTTCTGGGCACCTATGTGGAGGGTGTGGTTATTCTTCCTTCGGGGTATAGTGCCTCTTTTGGAACGATGGTTGGGAAATTTACTGGCGAGGCAATTTGAGGGTCGCCATTCGAAGGGGGTGGCCAAAACCGTCACAAAGCAACGTGTTGAAAGCCACTTTGACTTGGAGCTCCGTGCTGCAGTAATGCACGATGTCCTTGATGCTATGCCAG AGGGTATCAAGCAAAATAAAGCGAGAACCATTTTGCAGCATCTAAGTGAAGCATGGCGTTGTTGGAAGGCAAATATTCCTTGGAAG GTCCCAGGTTTGCCTGTTCCTATTGAGAACATGATTCTTCGTTATGTCAAATCAAAAGCTGATTGGTGGACAAATGTTGCTCACTACAACCGTGAACGTATAAGAAGAGGAGCAACTGTTGACAAGACTGTGTGTCGTAAAAACCTTGGAAGATTGACTCGCCTTTGGCTAAAGGCTGAACAG GAGCGGCAACATAACTACTTGAAAGACGGCCCATATGTTACTCCAGAAGAAGCAGTAGCTATTTATACTACCACTGTGCATTGGTTGGAGTCCAGGAAGTTTTCTCCTATCCCATTCCCTCCATTGTCATACAAGCATGACACGAAGCTACTTATCCTTGCCCTTGAGAGACTGAAAGAATCTTACAGTGTGGCTGTGAGGTTAAACCAGCAGCAAAGGGAAGAGTTGGGCCTCATTGAGCAAGCTTATGATAATCCGCATGAGGCATTGTCAAGGATTAAGCGTCACCTGCTTACTCAGCGTGCCTTCAAAGAA GTTGGCATCGAGTTCATGGACTTGTACAGTTACCTGATTCCTGTTTATGAGATCGAACCACTTGAGAAGATTACTGACGCGTACCTGGATCAGTACCTATGGTATGAAGGTGATAAGCGCCATCTCTTCCCAAATTGGATTAAGCCTGCCGATTCAGAGCCACCACCACTATTAGTGTATAAATGGTGTCAAGGCATAAACAATTTGCAAGGAGTATGGGATACCAGTGAAGGACAGTGTGTGGTGATGCTGCAGACGAAGTTTGAGAAATTCTTTGAAAAGATTGACCTGACCATGTTGAACAG GCTTCTGCGTTTGGTGCTGGACCACAATATTGCTGATTATGTTACTGCAAAAAACAACGTTGTGCTGTCTTACAAAGATATGAGTCACACAAATTCATACGGGCTGATACGTGGTCTTCAATTTGCTTCATTTGTTGTACAGTACTATGGGCTTGTGTTGGATCTTTTGCTCCTAGGTTTAACTCGAGCTAGTGAAATTGCTGGTCCACCACAGATGCCTAATGAATTCATAACCTTTAGTGATACTAGGGTGGAAACGAGGCATCCTATCCGGTTGTACTCTCGCTACATTGACAAGGTGCATATATTATTTCGCTTCACTCATGAAGAGGCTCGGGACCTTATCCAAAGATATCTTACTGAGCATCCTGATCCCAACAATGAAAACATGGTTGGTTATAACAACAAGAAATGCTGGCCAAGGGATGCAAGAATGAGGCTCATGAAGCATGATG TTAATCTTGGGAGAAGTGTCTTCTGGGACATGAAGAATCGGCTGCCTAGAAGTATTACTACATTGGAGTGGGAAAACAGCTTTGTCTCTGTTTATAGCAAAGATAACCCAAACTTGCTCTTCAGCAT GTGTGGATTTGAAGTTCGGATACTGCCTAAGATAAGAATGACCCAAGAGGCATTCAGCAATACAAGAGATGGAGTCTGGAATCTACAAAATGAGCAGACTAAGGAACGCACAGCTGTTGCCTTCTTGCGTGTAGATGACGAGCACATGAAGGTGTTTGAGAATCGTGTTAGGCAGATCCTCATGTCCTCTGGTTCTACAACATTCACAAAGATTGTTAACAAATGGAACACTGCTCTTATTG GCCTCATGACATATTTCCGTGAAGCAACAGTACATACCCAAGAATTACTGGACCTGCTGGTCAAATGTGAAAACAAGATACAAACTCGTATTAAGATTGGTTTGAACTCTAAAATGCCCAGTAG GTTTCCTCCTGTTATTTTCTACACGCCAAAGGAAATTGGAGGGCTTGGAATGTTGTCAATGGGTCACATATTGATTCCGCAGAGTGATCTTAGGTATAGTCAGCAAACAGATGTTGGTGTGACACATTTCAGAAGTGGAATGAGCCATGAAGAGGACCAATTGATTCCAAATCTGTATCGATACATACAG CCGTGGGAGAGTGAGTTCATTGACTCTCAGAGAGTTTGGGCCGAGTATGCTTTGAAAAGGCAGGAAGCCCAGGCACAGAATAGGCGTTTGACTCTTGAAGATCTGGAA GATTCATGGGATCGTGGAATTCCTCGAATCAATACATTGTTCCAGAAGGATCGCCACACCCTTGCATATGACAAAGGATGGAGAGTGAGAACAGACTTTAAACAGTACCAAGTTCTTAAGCAGAATCCATTTTGGTGGACACACCAGAGGCATGATGGAAAGCTATGGAACCTGAATAACTATCGTACTGATGTGATTCAAGCTCTTGGAGGAGTTGAAGGAATTCTTGAGCATACATTATTCAAAGGAACATA TTTCCCTACTTGGGAGGGTCTTTTCTGGGAGAAAGCTTCAGGTTTTGAGGAATCTATGAAGTACAAGAAACTGACTAATGCTCAACGATCTGGGCTTAATCAAATCCCTAATCGTAGGTTTACTCTGTGGTGGTCGCCAACAATAAATAGGGCCAATGTCTATGTTGGTTTCCAAGTACAGCTGGACCTGACTGGGATATTTATGCATGGAAAGATTCCAACTCTGAAGATATCTTTGATACAGATCTTCCGTGCACATTTGTGGCAGAAGATCCATGAGAGTGTTGTCATGGATCTTTGCCAAGTTTTGGATCAAGAGTTGGATGCGTTGGAAATTGAGACTGTACAGAAGGAAACAATTCATCCAAGAAAGAGTTACAAAATGAATAGCTCGTGCGCTGACATCCTCCTTTTTGCTGCACATAGATGGCCAATGTCAAAACCTAGTCTTGTGGCCGAATCGAAGGATGTGTTTGACCAGAAGGCTAGTAACAAATACTGGATAGATGTGCAGCTTCGATGGGGTGACTATGATTCTCATGATATTGAGCGTTATACACGAGCAAAGTTCATGGATTACACAACGGACAACATGTCTATTTATCCATCTCCTACTG GTGTAATGATTGGACTTGACCTTGCTTACAACTTGCATTCCGCCTTTGGTAACTGGTTCCCTGGTTCAAAACCATTGCTTGCCCAAGCCATGAACAAGATTATGAAG TCAAATCCTGCACTCTATGTTCTGAGGGAACGCATAAGGAAAGGGTTGCAATTGTATTCTTCAGAGCCCACAGAACCATACTTATCATCTCAGAATTATGGAGAGATTTTCAGCAATCAAATTATATGGTTTGTTGATGACACAAATGTGTACCGAGTGACCATCCACAAGACCTTCGAGGGAAATCTGACGACAAAGCCCATAAATGGTGCAATTTTCATTTTCAATCCTAGGACAGGACAACTGTTTTTGAAG GTCATTCACACAAGTGTGTGGGCAGGGCAAAAGCGTCTTGGCCAGCTGGCCAAGTGGAAAACAGCCGAAGAAGTGGCTGCACTTGTAAGGTCTTTGCCAGTTGAAGAACAACCTAAGCAAATTATTGTGACTAGGAAAGGAATGCTTGATCCTCTGGAGGTCCACTTGCTTGATTTTCCGAATATTGTTATCAAAGGAAGTGAGCTGCAGTTACCATTCCAGGCCTGTTTGAAGATAGAGAAATTCGGTGATCTTATACTGAAGGCTACGGAGCCACAAATGGTTCTGTTCAACATATATGATGATTGGTTGAAGAGCATCTCGTCCTATACAGCATTCTCCAGGCTCATCCTCATCCTGCGTGCACTTCATGTGAACAATGAAAAGGCTAAGATGCTACTCAAGCCTGACAAGTCGGTCGTTACTGAGCCTCACCACATCTGGCCTTCACTTACAGATGACCAGTGGATGAAG GTTGAAGTAGCGCTTAGAGATCTCATTCTCTCAGACTATGCAAAAAAGAACAATGTCAACACATCAGCATTGACGCAGTCTGAGATCCGTGATATTATACTTGGAGCTGAGATTACTCCTCCATCCCAGCAGCGACAACAGATAGCTGAGATTGAGAAACAG GCCAAGGAAGCAAGTCAACTGACAGCGGTTACCACAAAGACCACTAATGTCCATGGTGATGAGTTGATTGTTACTACTACAAGTCCCTATGAGCAAGCTGCCTTTGGCTCTAAAACAGATTGGCGTGTGAGAGCAATTTCTGCAACAAATCTCTATCTCCGCGTGAACCACATATACGTAAATTCAGAGGACATAAAG GAGACTGGATATACTTACATCATGCCAAAGAATATTCTGAAGAAATTCATTTGCATTGCTGATCTGCGGACACAAATTGCTGGTTACTTATATGGTGTAAGTCCACCAGATAATCCTCAGGTGAAGGAAATCCGGTGTATTGCAATGCCTCCACAGTGGGGGACACATCAGCAGGTGCATCTACCTTCCGGTCTTCCGGAGCATGATTTTCTCAATGACTTGGAGCCTTTGGGATGGATgcacacacaaccaaatgaacttCCTCAGTTGTCTCCACAG GATGTTACTTCACATGCTCGGATCCTGGAGAACAACAAACACTGGGATGGAGAGAAGTGTATTATATTGACATGCAGTTTCACACCAGGGTCTTGTTCGTTAACTGCATATAAGCTAACGCCAACAGGGTATGAATGGGGACGTGCTAACAAAGATACAGGAAGCAACCCTCATGGTTACCTGCCGACTCATTACGAGAAGGTCCAGATGCTGTTGAGTGACCGATTCCTTGGCTTTTACATG ATACCTGATAATGGTCCATGGAATTACAACTTCATGGGAGTGAAGCACACTGTTAGCATGAAGTACGGGGTGAAGTTAGGTACACCTCGGGAGTACTACAATGAGGATCACCGACCAACACATTTCCTGGAATTCAGCAATATGGAGGAAGGTGACACTGCTGAGGCAGATCGGGAAGATACATTTACATAA
- the LOC138880894 gene encoding uncharacterized protein — protein MKIKVISWNVRGLNDKKKREIIKSQVQNWRADIICMQETKVEGDIKEIVNQIWGGRWVSYASLKASGTRGGILLLWDCRVWKGEMLQTGAYTLTCKFKALLQNFQCHITGVYAPNCKIERKIVWREIGAVRGLMEGPWAVCGNFNVTRYPSEKRECSRRSRAMVEFSDFIEDMELIDLRLEGVYYTWFKGDNRFDDRIRDWWTSFEFSGRPDYILACKLKALKGKLKEWSRSSEGNLGLQKSKLLSQLAGFEATQQLRALTEEESVRKAVTLMEIEEQLKNEESAWRQKSRALWLKEGDRNTKNFPSYCQCTQEKQQH, from the exons ATGAAGATCAAAGTAATTTCCTGGAATGTAAGGGGATTAAACGAcaagaagaaaagggagatcataAAAAGTCAAGTGCAGAACTGGAGAGCAGACATTATATGCATGCAAGAGACAAAAGTGGAGGGGGATATTAAGGAAATAGTCAATCAAATATGGGGTGGTAGATGGGTGAGTTATGCAAGTTTAAAAGCTAGCGGCACGAGAGGGGGGATTTTGTTATTATGGGATTGCAGAGTATGGAAAGGGGAGATGTTACAGACTGGTGCATACACTTTGACTTGCAAGTTCAAGGCTCTTTTACAGAATTTTCAATGTCACATAACAGGAGTGTATGCCCCAAATTGTAAAATAGAAAGGAAAATAGTATGGAGAGAAATTGGTGCAGTGAGAGGATTGATGGAAGGTCCTTGGGCGGTTTGTGGTAATTTTAATGTTACAAGGTACCCTTCTGAAAAACGGGAATGTTCAAGGAGGTCCAGGGCGATGGTGGAATTCTCGGATTTTATAGAAGATATGGAGTTGATAGATCTTCGACTTGAGGGAGTCTACTATACTTGGTTCAAAGGGGACAATC GTTTTGATGACAGAATTAGAGACTGGTGGACATCTTTTGAATTCTCAGGAAGACCAGATTACATTTTAGCTTGCAAGTTAAAAGCTCTCAAGGGCAAGCTAAAAGAATGGAGCAGAAGTAGTGAAGGTAATTTGGGATTGCAAAAATCAAAATTGCTGAGTCAACTCGCAGGTTTTGAGGCAACACAACAACTAAGAGCGCTGACAGAGGAGGAATCAGTGAGGAAAGCAGTTACTCTAATGGAGATTGAGGAACAACTCAAGAATGAAGAAAGTGCATGGAGACAGAAATCAAGAGCTCTGTGGCTCAAAGAAGGGGACAGGAATACAAAAAATTTTCCATCGTACTGCCAATGCACACAAGAGAAACAACAACATTGA
- the LOC104226962 gene encoding pentatricopeptide repeat-containing protein At4g33170-like, which yields MVPEILGSLLHHCSKTKAFRYGLSVHAMAIKSGLRDDVVISNHILNMYAKCGNINFASQVFNEMSERNLVTWSAMISGYSQDGKHLMAINLYSQMPLEPNEFVLASALSSCSNLSALKLGRQIHAQSIKLGCSSISFVSNSLISMYMKNGQCGDALSVFARTPNLTDVSYNAIIMGLVESNQREEAFEVYKCMCRQGLVPDCFTFVGLLGTCNSEGDLGKGMQLHSQTMKLKLDGTAFIGNVIMIMYSNINLLDEAEKVFRSIKEKDVISWNTLIAACSRCDDHSKALRVFREMLEYFDGRPDEFTYASVLSASAGMGSMQFGRQIHAHIIRTSSSVDIGVGNALVNMYAKCGCIQYAYTAFRLMTCHNLVSWNSVIAGFANHGHGKEVIKLFEEIRNVGLKPDSVTFLGLLIACNHAGLVDEGLDYFNTMNEIYGVTPDIEHFSCLIDLLGRAGRLKDAEEYMQRYSFGHDPVVLGCLLSACRLHGDVVIGERMAKKLLQLRPVSTSPYVLLSNLYASDEKWDSVAEARKMLKGCGLKKEAGHSLIEVKGFVEKFTIGDFSNSRIEEIMKVLGALGCGWDEETFLLDSA from the coding sequence ATGGTACCAGAAATTCTTGGTTCACTATTGCATCATTGCTCTAAGACCAAGGCATTCCGTTATGGCCTCTCTGTTCATGCTATGGCGATCAAGTCAGGCTTGCGAGATGACGTTGTCATATCCAATCACATCCTCAACATGTATGCCAAGTGTggaaatatcaactttgccagtCAAGTTTTTAATGAGATGTCCGAGAGAAATCTAGTTACCTGGTCAGCCATGATCTCTGGTTATAGCCAAGATGGGAAGCATCTCATGGCTATCAACCTTTACTCCCAAATGCCACTAGAGCCCAATGAGTTTGTCCTTGCTAGTGCTCTTAGTTCATGTTCTAACCTCTCGGCCCTGAAACTTGGTAGACAAATACACGCCCAGTCTATCAAATTAGGCTGTTCGTCCATTTCATTTGTGTCCAACTCTCTGATCTCAATGTACATGAAAAATGGTCAATGTGGTGATGCTCTATCGGTTTTTGCAAGAACACCTAATCTAACTGATGTCTCTTATAACGCAATCATTATGGGTTTGGTAGAAAGTAATCAAAGAGAGGAAGCATTTGAAGTATACAAATGTATGTGCCGACAAGGGTTGGTGCCAGACTGCTTCACCTTTGTGGGGTTATTAGGAACCTGCAATTCTGAAGGTGATTTGGGGAAAGGAATGCAATTGCATAGCCAAACGATGAAGCTCAAACTTGACGGGACTGCTTTTATAGGCAATGTAATAATGATAATGTACTCAAATATAAACTTGTTAGATGAAGCTGAAAAAGTTTTCagatcaatcaaagagaaagatgTCATTTCATGGAATACTCTCATTGCTGCTTGTTCTCGTTGTGATGATCATTCGAAGGCATTGCGCGTTTTTAGAGAGATGTTGGAGTATTTTGATGGAAGGCCTGATGAGTTTACCTATGCTAGTGTGCTTTCTGCATCTGCTGGCATGGGTTCTATGCAATTTGGGCGGCAAATACATGCACATATTATTAGAACAAGCTCAAGTGTAGACATTGGTGTTGGCAATGCACTTGTGAACATGTATGCTAAATGTGGCTGTATTCAGTATGCGTATACAGCTTTTAGGCTAATGACTTGTCATAATCTTGTCTCATGGAATAGTGTCATTGCTGGATTTGCTAACCATGGCCATGGAAAAGAAGTTATAAAATTGTTCGAGGAGATTAGGAATGTCGGTTTAAAGCCTGATTCCGTCACATTTCTTGGACTTCTAATCGCTTGCAATCATGCAGGGCTTGTAGATGAGGGCCTAGATTACTTCAATACCATGAACGAGATTTATGGGGTTACTCCTGATATTGAACATTTCTCTTGCCTCATTGATCTACTAGGACGAGCTGGGAGACTGAAAGATGCTGAAGAATACATGCAAAGATACTCTTTTGGGCATGATCCAGTTGTTTTAGGTTGCTTACTTTCAGCTTGTCGGCTGCATGGTGATGTTGTAATAGGGGAAAGAATGGCTAAAAAGCTCCTACAGCTTCGGCCAGTTTCAACTTCACCTTATGTTTTGTTATCTAACTTGTATGCTTCAGACGAGAAGTGGGATAGTGTAGCAGAGGCAAGAAAAATGTTAAAGGGCTGCGGCTTAAAGAAGGAGGCTGGTCATAGTCTCATTGAAGTGAAGGGTTTTGTTGAAAAGTTCACAATTGGCGATTTCTCTAATTCAAGGATCGAGGAAATCATGAAAGTGCTTGGTGCTTTAGGCTGTGGATGGGATGAAGAAACTTTTCTCCTTGATTCAGCATAA